The following are encoded in a window of Acidicapsa ligni genomic DNA:
- a CDS encoding c-type cytochrome, whose protein sequence is MNFSRLTIATTIVVAVASVSLFAGRTLVFAAQGPEAQAAQAQTAPPPPHEMPAPTNLKVLPRNLTGPQVHEIMEKWEGELGTGCKTCHAVDPKNIGPNGKPRLNFADDSKEEKQTARKMFKMVEDINTSYISKIDSSGAPVTCGTCHRGHLGPEPFVPAPEKEHDHAH, encoded by the coding sequence ATGAACTTTTCTCGTCTCACCATAGCAACCACCATTGTGGTTGCGGTCGCATCGGTCTCTCTATTCGCCGGACGCACGCTGGTATTTGCGGCGCAGGGTCCGGAAGCTCAAGCCGCGCAAGCCCAGACAGCACCACCGCCTCCACATGAAATGCCAGCACCAACCAATCTCAAAGTCCTGCCCCGCAACCTTACCGGTCCGCAGGTTCACGAGATCATGGAGAAATGGGAAGGCGAACTCGGCACCGGCTGTAAGACATGTCACGCGGTCGATCCGAAGAACATTGGCCCGAACGGCAAACCACGCCTCAACTTCGCCGATGACTCCAAGGAAGAAAAACAAACAGCTCGCAAGATGTTCAAGATGGTCGAAGACATCAACACTAGCTACATCTCCAAGATCGACAGTTCGGGCGCACCTGTCACTTGCGGCACCTGCCATCGCGGTCATCTCGGACCGGAACCCTTCGTTCCGGCTCCGGAAAAAGAGCACGACCACGCTCACTAG